From the Dunckerocampus dactyliophorus isolate RoL2022-P2 chromosome 12, RoL_Ddac_1.1, whole genome shotgun sequence genome, one window contains:
- the LOC129191070 gene encoding vascular endothelial zinc finger 1-like isoform X3 has product MEPSWSTFLFQQANEALHHQHQVAGNSLLPLLNSGTEPPDQKPVLPIPLDQKPPVSAAELLKDNVASGTGGGGGGGGPPLAVIKKEPKSKTPFICGYCNKAFRDSYHLRRHESCHTGIKMVSRPKKTQTAPTMVPLIATVPRENSGNSSYITTVAGILTTATTSTATGTSIMTPMQHQQQQNIPKKPSKPVKKNHGCDMCGKAFRDVYHLNRHKLSHSDEKPFECPICHQRFKRKDRMTYHARSHDGGVHKPYICSVCGKGFSRPDHLSCHVKHVHSSERPFKCQVTACTSAFATKDRLRSHMIRHEGKVTCNICGKMLSAAYITSHLKTHGQASFSNHCNKGISDWQWNHSGPRKDANNIHNNSATTTPVTNSAAITSAINRGGNTSNPVTIAAQMNITTSTVNITNPVNLGPVNLASVNIPTTGHMNIAHPVAITTPMPMNITGPLNIAMRPMESMPFLSQVLPSSPPW; this is encoded by the exons CAGGCCAATGAGGCCCTCCATCACCAGCACCAAGTAGCCGGAAACAGCCTCTTGCCTTTGCTCAATTCTGGAACAGAGCCACCTGATCAAAAACCAGTGCTGCCCATACCATTGGATCAGAAACCACCAGTCAGTGCTGCAGAACTTCTTAAAGACAATGTGGCCAGCGGGACTGGGGGAGGAGGTGGCGGCGGAGGACCTCCACTCGCTGTGATCAAAAAGGAACCTAAATCAAAGACGCCCTTCATTTGTGGCTACTGCAACAAGGCTTTCCGGGACAGTTACCACTTGCGGCGGCATGAGTCATGCCACACTGGCATTAAGATGGTTTCGCGACCTAAGAAGACACAAACCGCTCCCACCATGGTGCCGCTCATAGCCACGGTACCTCGCGAAAATAGTGGAAACTCTTCATACATCACTACTGTAGCTGGCATCTTGACCACAGCCACCACATCGACAGCAACAGGCACAAGCATTATGACTCCGATGCAACATCAACAGCAACAGAACATCCCTAAGAAACCATCCAAACCTGTGAAAAAGAATCACGGCTGTGATATGTGCGGAAAGGCCTTCCGAGATGTTTATCACCTCAACCGGCACAAGCTGTCTCACTCTGATGAGAAGCCATTTGAGTGTCCCATCTGCCACCAGAGGTTCAAGAGGAAGGATCGAATGACGTATCATGCGCGCTCCCATGATGGTGGCGTTCACAAGCCTTACATTTGTTCTGTATGTGGGAAAGGATTCTCCAG GCCTGATCACCTCAGCTGTCATGTCAAACATGTCCATTCCTCAGAGAGGCCTTTCAAGTGCCAAGTAACG GCCTGTacatctgcctttgctaccaaAGACCGTCTACGCTCTCACATGATCAGACATGAAGGCAAAGTCACCTGTAACATCTGTGGCAAAATGCTAAGTGCAGCCTACATCACAAGTCACCTCAAGACTCACGGCCAGGCCAGCTTCAGCAACCATTGTAACAAAG GAATAAGTGACTGGCAGTGGAACCACTCAGGGCCACGAAAAG aTGCCAACAACATACACAACAACTCCGCCACGACGACACCAGTGACCAACTCGGCAGCCATCACCTCCGCTATAAACCGAGGTGGCAATACCAGCAACCCGGTCACCATTGCTGCTCAGATGAACATCACCACCAGCACCGTCAACATCACAAACCCAGTCAACCTGGGCCCCGTCAACCTGGCCTCTGTCAATATCCCTACCACCGGCCACATGAATATCGCCCACCCTGTGGCGATTACCACCCCGATGCCCATGAATATCACCGGCCCACTTAACATTGCAATGAGGCCCATGGAGAGCATGCCTTTTCTATCCCAAGTTCTGCCATCCTCACCACCTTGGtag
- the LOC129191070 gene encoding vascular endothelial zinc finger 1-like isoform X4, with translation MEPSWSTFLFQQANEALHHQHQVAGNSLLPLLNSGTEPPDQKPVLPIPLDQKPPVSAAELLKDNVASGTGGGGGGGGPPLAVIKKEPKSKTPFICGYCNKAFRDSYHLRRHESCHTGIKMVSRPKKTQTAPTMVPLIATVPRENSGNSSYITTVAGILTTATTSTATGTSIMTPMQHQQQQNIPKKPSKPVKKNHGCDMCGKAFRDVYHLNRHKLSHSDEKPFECPICHQRFKRKDRMTYHARSHDGGVHKPYICSVCGKGFSRPDHLSCHVKHVHSSERPFKCQVTACTSAFATKDRLRSHMIRHEGKVTCNICGKMLSAAYITSHLKTHGQASFSNHCNKDANNIHNNSATTTPVTNSAAITSAINRGGNTSNPVTIAAQMNITTSTVNITNPVNLGPVNLASVNIPTTGHMNIAHPVAITTPMPMNITGPLNIAMRPMESMPFLSQVLPSSPPW, from the exons CAGGCCAATGAGGCCCTCCATCACCAGCACCAAGTAGCCGGAAACAGCCTCTTGCCTTTGCTCAATTCTGGAACAGAGCCACCTGATCAAAAACCAGTGCTGCCCATACCATTGGATCAGAAACCACCAGTCAGTGCTGCAGAACTTCTTAAAGACAATGTGGCCAGCGGGACTGGGGGAGGAGGTGGCGGCGGAGGACCTCCACTCGCTGTGATCAAAAAGGAACCTAAATCAAAGACGCCCTTCATTTGTGGCTACTGCAACAAGGCTTTCCGGGACAGTTACCACTTGCGGCGGCATGAGTCATGCCACACTGGCATTAAGATGGTTTCGCGACCTAAGAAGACACAAACCGCTCCCACCATGGTGCCGCTCATAGCCACGGTACCTCGCGAAAATAGTGGAAACTCTTCATACATCACTACTGTAGCTGGCATCTTGACCACAGCCACCACATCGACAGCAACAGGCACAAGCATTATGACTCCGATGCAACATCAACAGCAACAGAACATCCCTAAGAAACCATCCAAACCTGTGAAAAAGAATCACGGCTGTGATATGTGCGGAAAGGCCTTCCGAGATGTTTATCACCTCAACCGGCACAAGCTGTCTCACTCTGATGAGAAGCCATTTGAGTGTCCCATCTGCCACCAGAGGTTCAAGAGGAAGGATCGAATGACGTATCATGCGCGCTCCCATGATGGTGGCGTTCACAAGCCTTACATTTGTTCTGTATGTGGGAAAGGATTCTCCAG GCCTGATCACCTCAGCTGTCATGTCAAACATGTCCATTCCTCAGAGAGGCCTTTCAAGTGCCAAGTAACG GCCTGTacatctgcctttgctaccaaAGACCGTCTACGCTCTCACATGATCAGACATGAAGGCAAAGTCACCTGTAACATCTGTGGCAAAATGCTAAGTGCAGCCTACATCACAAGTCACCTCAAGACTCACGGCCAGGCCAGCTTCAGCAACCATTGTAACAAAG aTGCCAACAACATACACAACAACTCCGCCACGACGACACCAGTGACCAACTCGGCAGCCATCACCTCCGCTATAAACCGAGGTGGCAATACCAGCAACCCGGTCACCATTGCTGCTCAGATGAACATCACCACCAGCACCGTCAACATCACAAACCCAGTCAACCTGGGCCCCGTCAACCTGGCCTCTGTCAATATCCCTACCACCGGCCACATGAATATCGCCCACCCTGTGGCGATTACCACCCCGATGCCCATGAATATCACCGGCCCACTTAACATTGCAATGAGGCCCATGGAGAGCATGCCTTTTCTATCCCAAGTTCTGCCATCCTCACCACCTTGGtag
- the LOC129191070 gene encoding vascular endothelial zinc finger 1-like isoform X1 — protein MEPSWSTFLFQQANEALHHQHQVAGNSLLPLLNSGTEPPDQKPVLPIPLDQKPPVSAAELLKDNVASGTGGGGGGGGPPLAVIKKEPKSKTPFICGYCNKAFRDSYHLRRHESCHTGIKMVSRPKKTQTAPTMVPLIATVPRENSGNSSYITTVAGILTTATTSTATGTSIMTPMQHQQQQNIPKKPSKPVKKNHGCDMCGKAFRDVYHLNRHKLSHSDEKPFECPICHQRFKRKDRMTYHARSHDGGVHKPYICSVCGKGFSRPDHLSCHVKHVHSSERPFKCQVTACTSAFATKDRLRSHMIRHEGKVTCNICGKMLSAAYITSHLKTHGQASFSNHCNKGISDWQWNHSGPRKGELTVGEILNNSFQVLIDNSHKDANNIHNNSATTTPVTNSAAITSAINRGGNTSNPVTIAAQMNITTSTVNITNPVNLGPVNLASVNIPTTGHMNIAHPVAITTPMPMNITGPLNIAMRPMESMPFLSQVLPSSPPW, from the exons CAGGCCAATGAGGCCCTCCATCACCAGCACCAAGTAGCCGGAAACAGCCTCTTGCCTTTGCTCAATTCTGGAACAGAGCCACCTGATCAAAAACCAGTGCTGCCCATACCATTGGATCAGAAACCACCAGTCAGTGCTGCAGAACTTCTTAAAGACAATGTGGCCAGCGGGACTGGGGGAGGAGGTGGCGGCGGAGGACCTCCACTCGCTGTGATCAAAAAGGAACCTAAATCAAAGACGCCCTTCATTTGTGGCTACTGCAACAAGGCTTTCCGGGACAGTTACCACTTGCGGCGGCATGAGTCATGCCACACTGGCATTAAGATGGTTTCGCGACCTAAGAAGACACAAACCGCTCCCACCATGGTGCCGCTCATAGCCACGGTACCTCGCGAAAATAGTGGAAACTCTTCATACATCACTACTGTAGCTGGCATCTTGACCACAGCCACCACATCGACAGCAACAGGCACAAGCATTATGACTCCGATGCAACATCAACAGCAACAGAACATCCCTAAGAAACCATCCAAACCTGTGAAAAAGAATCACGGCTGTGATATGTGCGGAAAGGCCTTCCGAGATGTTTATCACCTCAACCGGCACAAGCTGTCTCACTCTGATGAGAAGCCATTTGAGTGTCCCATCTGCCACCAGAGGTTCAAGAGGAAGGATCGAATGACGTATCATGCGCGCTCCCATGATGGTGGCGTTCACAAGCCTTACATTTGTTCTGTATGTGGGAAAGGATTCTCCAG GCCTGATCACCTCAGCTGTCATGTCAAACATGTCCATTCCTCAGAGAGGCCTTTCAAGTGCCAAGTAACG GCCTGTacatctgcctttgctaccaaAGACCGTCTACGCTCTCACATGATCAGACATGAAGGCAAAGTCACCTGTAACATCTGTGGCAAAATGCTAAGTGCAGCCTACATCACAAGTCACCTCAAGACTCACGGCCAGGCCAGCTTCAGCAACCATTGTAACAAAG GAATAAGTGACTGGCAGTGGAACCACTCAGGGCCACGAAAAG GTGAGTTGACGGTAGGAGAGATTTTAAATAACTCCTTCCAAGTCCTAATTGACAACTCTCATAAAG aTGCCAACAACATACACAACAACTCCGCCACGACGACACCAGTGACCAACTCGGCAGCCATCACCTCCGCTATAAACCGAGGTGGCAATACCAGCAACCCGGTCACCATTGCTGCTCAGATGAACATCACCACCAGCACCGTCAACATCACAAACCCAGTCAACCTGGGCCCCGTCAACCTGGCCTCTGTCAATATCCCTACCACCGGCCACATGAATATCGCCCACCCTGTGGCGATTACCACCCCGATGCCCATGAATATCACCGGCCCACTTAACATTGCAATGAGGCCCATGGAGAGCATGCCTTTTCTATCCCAAGTTCTGCCATCCTCACCACCTTGGtag
- the LOC129191070 gene encoding vascular endothelial zinc finger 1-like isoform X2 has translation MEPSWSTFLFQQANEALHHQHQVAGNSLLPLLNSGTEPPDQKPVLPIPLDQKPPVSAAELLKDNVASGTGGGGGGGGPPLAVIKKEPKSKTPFICGYCNKAFRDSYHLRRHESCHTGIKMVSRPKKTQTAPTMVPLIATVPRENSGNSSYITTVAGILTTATTSTATGTSIMTPMQHQQQQNIPKKPSKPVKKNHGCDMCGKAFRDVYHLNRHKLSHSDEKPFECPICHQRFKRKDRMTYHARSHDGGVHKPYICSVCGKGFSRPDHLSCHVKHVHSSERPFKCQVTACTSAFATKDRLRSHMIRHEGKVTCNICGKMLSAAYITSHLKTHGQASFSNHCNKGELTVGEILNNSFQVLIDNSHKDANNIHNNSATTTPVTNSAAITSAINRGGNTSNPVTIAAQMNITTSTVNITNPVNLGPVNLASVNIPTTGHMNIAHPVAITTPMPMNITGPLNIAMRPMESMPFLSQVLPSSPPW, from the exons CAGGCCAATGAGGCCCTCCATCACCAGCACCAAGTAGCCGGAAACAGCCTCTTGCCTTTGCTCAATTCTGGAACAGAGCCACCTGATCAAAAACCAGTGCTGCCCATACCATTGGATCAGAAACCACCAGTCAGTGCTGCAGAACTTCTTAAAGACAATGTGGCCAGCGGGACTGGGGGAGGAGGTGGCGGCGGAGGACCTCCACTCGCTGTGATCAAAAAGGAACCTAAATCAAAGACGCCCTTCATTTGTGGCTACTGCAACAAGGCTTTCCGGGACAGTTACCACTTGCGGCGGCATGAGTCATGCCACACTGGCATTAAGATGGTTTCGCGACCTAAGAAGACACAAACCGCTCCCACCATGGTGCCGCTCATAGCCACGGTACCTCGCGAAAATAGTGGAAACTCTTCATACATCACTACTGTAGCTGGCATCTTGACCACAGCCACCACATCGACAGCAACAGGCACAAGCATTATGACTCCGATGCAACATCAACAGCAACAGAACATCCCTAAGAAACCATCCAAACCTGTGAAAAAGAATCACGGCTGTGATATGTGCGGAAAGGCCTTCCGAGATGTTTATCACCTCAACCGGCACAAGCTGTCTCACTCTGATGAGAAGCCATTTGAGTGTCCCATCTGCCACCAGAGGTTCAAGAGGAAGGATCGAATGACGTATCATGCGCGCTCCCATGATGGTGGCGTTCACAAGCCTTACATTTGTTCTGTATGTGGGAAAGGATTCTCCAG GCCTGATCACCTCAGCTGTCATGTCAAACATGTCCATTCCTCAGAGAGGCCTTTCAAGTGCCAAGTAACG GCCTGTacatctgcctttgctaccaaAGACCGTCTACGCTCTCACATGATCAGACATGAAGGCAAAGTCACCTGTAACATCTGTGGCAAAATGCTAAGTGCAGCCTACATCACAAGTCACCTCAAGACTCACGGCCAGGCCAGCTTCAGCAACCATTGTAACAAAG GTGAGTTGACGGTAGGAGAGATTTTAAATAACTCCTTCCAAGTCCTAATTGACAACTCTCATAAAG aTGCCAACAACATACACAACAACTCCGCCACGACGACACCAGTGACCAACTCGGCAGCCATCACCTCCGCTATAAACCGAGGTGGCAATACCAGCAACCCGGTCACCATTGCTGCTCAGATGAACATCACCACCAGCACCGTCAACATCACAAACCCAGTCAACCTGGGCCCCGTCAACCTGGCCTCTGTCAATATCCCTACCACCGGCCACATGAATATCGCCCACCCTGTGGCGATTACCACCCCGATGCCCATGAATATCACCGGCCCACTTAACATTGCAATGAGGCCCATGGAGAGCATGCCTTTTCTATCCCAAGTTCTGCCATCCTCACCACCTTGGtag